Sequence from the Penaeus vannamei isolate JL-2024 chromosome 16, ASM4276789v1, whole genome shotgun sequence genome:
tcccttccctctcctcccagacATGGTTCCCGCCCGCGTTGCGCTGGCGATGATCAGCGCTTTGGGAGCCACCATGATCTACATGATAAGAATCAACCTGTCTGTGGCGATCGTCGATATGGTGGTCACTGTATCTGCAACGGACGCTTCGAGCCGAGCCAACACTGTCCCGCACTGCCTTGAGGCTCAGGTACGTGGGGGTGTTGTATTTATTTCAATAGGTAAGTccttttattactaccattatctttattcgtAGTTCTGTGATGGCTATTGTCATACAGTCatatagcattattttttttattaatgttgttttcgaTATTCTTGATATTTTATagtgaccattatcatcatcattatttttttatgagaatcgtgatatttattaatattatcttcatcatcatgttattatcattatatattttccatCCAATCATTATCTTTGTGTTATATCTTCATTATGATATAAATTATTCCATTTTAGGGTTCTATATTATCAGTCTAACTTCTATGTGTATAAACTACTATAAATTCAATCTCATTTGCATAATATTTCCACAGGGAGGTGATATGAACCAGACAGGAAGCGTCCATTTAAATTCCAAGAATCTTCTATCTCTTAATAATATGACTTCTACCAAGCTAAATTTTTCTGACGAACAGGTACTTGTATGCACGCTGTTAATTGATGTAATTAATGTTTTATTAATTACTATAAGATGAGATTCGATaatcctatttttattttttttatttttttttttatttttttttatttttttttaatcgactTATTATACTTTCTGTTTCTATATGAACGTATATTTTCCATATGTTTAATTTATATCCTCATAGTCTGTCTACTTTTATTATCGATCTATATACCTAATTTTCCATTCGTTGCGATTCTCTTCATTTCCATTACGTTGTGTTCACTCAATTATTCTTAATTAAATCACCCAATGTACTCCCATAAATCTATATACCTATTTTCCATTCGTTGCGATTCTCTTCATTCCCATTACGTTGTGTTCACTCCATTATTCCTAATTATCTCACTTCATGTATTCTCACAATTTCTCTTCGCCAGTTTGCGGACAAGCTCTTCCTGACCAGCGGACAGAGAGGGTCTGTGTTGGCCGCCTTCTTCTATGGATATTTTCTGACAGGGGTGAGTGGGTAGGGATTTTCTGGTTgcaggtgggaaggagaaggagaactggaagaagaggaaaaggattgcacgcatatatacatatacacacgcgtgtggatatatatcgttttgctacacacacgcacgcacgcacgcgcgcacatacacacacaaacacacacacacacacacacacatacagttgccccccccccccacacacatatacccaaacacacacacacacacacatacacttaccccccccccccacacacacatacccaaacacacacacatacacttccctcccccccccccacacacatacccaaacacacacacacacacatacacttcccccccccacacacacacacacacacacacacacaacacacacacgcacaaacacaaacacagacacacatatgtatacatgttaacGTACACGAACTTACAAAGTGAACGTTTGAAAGACCTCTACCGTTTATCAGTTATCAAAAGTTGTTATAAAAGAAACAACGAGCTCCAAACCCcttcagaaaagaaaggaaaagagaagaaaagacaatgaAATTAAAATATATGACAAAGTATATACATTTACTATCCAAAGTATcacaaaatgataaacaaaaaacaacccctaaagaatataataatgataataataataataacaacaatagtaataataacatcaataacaataataatgataataataataatgataacaattaaaatagttataacaatattaataataataacaatattaataataataacaataataatgataataacaataataatgataataataataataacaatgataataataataacaatgataataataataacaacaataataatgttgatgatgataatgataataataataataatgatactgataataatagtaacaataataacaatattaataatgataataatgataaaccaacAGATCGTGGGAGGACGCCTCGCCGAAACCTACGGATCCAAGGTCGTCCTCGGGACCTCGGCCTTCATCGGGAGCCTCCTGACCCTGCTGACCCCCGTGGCCGCTCGCACCCACTACATAGCGCTCATTGTCCTCAGGGTTGCCATGGGGTTGGCGCaggtgggtgtgggaggagggggaggaagtggtgggtgtgggagaaagaggaggaggaggaggagggaggtggtggtgggaggttggaggaggaggaggaggaggaggtggtggtggtggtggtgggaggtggaggaggaggaggaggaggaggaggaggaggaggaggaggtggtggtggtgggaggtggaggaggaggaggaggaggaggaggaggaggaggaggaggtggtggtggtggtggtggtggtggtgggagaaagaggaggaggaggaggagggaggtggcggTGGGAGGgatatatttgtatggatatacatacatacgtatatagatagatagatagatagatagatagatagatagatagatagatagatagatagatagatagatagatagatagatagatagatagatagatagatagataaatagatagacagacagacagacagacagacagacagacagacagacagacagatagacagatagatagatatccagacAGACCTACAGACAGAGATTTGAACTGACTCATTTTGAAGAAACTCTTCCTATACATGCAAAAAAAGGGTATACAAACAACCACTTAACCTTAATTAAAATACATTTCCTGTTACACATTCGTGCAGCTGCACACAAACTACCCATATGAGATTTTCTTTTCAAAAcaaatgacattaaaaaaaagaaaaaaagaaaaaaagcaactaagtaaaaaaatcaataacaatcataataataatgatattaaaaatgataatgctgaaaatcgtaacatttataataacagtgattataatgacaaaataaatcataatgacaacaacaacaacaacgatagtgATAACGAAAACAATCTCGTCGGCTGTACTACTAATGAaacatcttttccctctcccttttttttttttttttcttttttttttttgcaacatcaGGGTGTCTCGTACCCGTCCATGCATGCAATGGTTGCAAGATGGGTCCCGCCATCCGAGAGACCGAGATTCACTgcctttgtttacatgtgtgagttatctttattatttttttttaaggatggtgattatgatgattattgttcttattatcattgatattgccattgatattgctgttgttgttaaaaattattgacattattatctttatcattattgttattaatattatcattttcatcatcactattattactattgtcctttttatcatcattgtttttattatcattattatcatcatcaatattatcactctcattatcattatcattaacatcattattaacactatcatcgtcattattatcatcattatattatcatttttccttttattactatcatccttatcgtgATGATATTACatcacttctactattactaccactattattacttctacagctgctgtttctcattttctttatcgtcataataataacaactgaacTGTTATTCCtgctttactgttattatgaatACGAACCTCATTTTCATATGTCACTAAtcgaatgaataaatatttgttCAGTTACGTCAACCTCAAACACGTGTATATCAAAATAATTGTCGGTATGAATTTACCATCAGTTGGTCATGCTTATTCCGAATTATTGCCAATGAACTCCAGGATTCGAATTATTCCAATTAAATCAAAAATCCATTtccatcttttcatctttctatctctttttttgttattattattattttcattattatatcatcattattattgttattgtttttgtcattgttatcattatcaatattatctatactattgttattgctatttttattgttatcattatcattatcaatattattattactatttttattgttacttgtattgttatcattatcattatcaatattgtttttactattcttattgttatttttattgtaatcattatcataaatattgttattactattgttattatttttattattatcattatcaccaccattgttattactatttttattgctatcattatcatccatattaccattactattgttattgttatctttatcattaccattccgcATCTCTCACATCCCAGCCAGCTGCATCGGCATCATAGTAACGATGCCCATGTGCGGTTTCATCATCGACTCCGTGGGCTGGCCGGCCGTATTCTACGTCAGCGGCTGCATCTCCCTCCTGTGGGTGTTCCTGTGGGCGGGGCTCATGCACGAGAGTCCCCTGGTACACCCGAGGATATCGGCCGAGGAGCGAGAGTACATCCTGGACGGCATCAAGGCGGGGGTTTCTGGAAAGAAGGTGGGTGGAGAGGCGGTAGGGtgttgggtgagggagaggtggggaggatggggaggagggaagtggggagggatggggggaagtgggaaggggttgaggaagtggggtagggggtggagggaagtggggaggatgggggtgtgtGGAGCGAtgtgaggaggggtggagggaaggagaaggggtggagggaaggggaggaaagtgggggaggggtggagggacggggaaggggtggagggaagcggaaggggtggagggaagggaaagaggtggagggaagg
This genomic interval carries:
- the LOC113820506 gene encoding sialin isoform X1; translation: MGLVRRISDMVPARVALAMISALGATMIYMIRINLSVAIVDMVVTVSATDASSRANTVPHCLEAQGGDMNQTGSVHLNSKNLLSLNNMTSTKLNFSDEQFADKLFLTSGQRGSVLAAFFYGYFLTGIVGGRLAETYGSKVVLGTSAFIGSLLTLLTPVAARTHYIALIVLRVAMGLAQGVSYPSMHAMVARWVPPSERPRFTAFVYMSSCIGIIVTMPMCGFIIDSVGWPAVFYVSGCISLLWVFLWAGLMHESPLVHPRISAEEREYILDGIKAGVSGKKPTHVPWKQMLSSPAFWATIVGHAGSMYGWNLLVTQLPTFMNSVLGFSIKSNGLLSSLPFLTRYLGGNGLSWLGDLLVAREWLQKRNSRRLFTSIGLCVPAVMLAIVGYVGCNSAAAITILCIGTFSNGATVSGYVANQHDIAPNFAGTMLGISNMFAFGGAMLAPIIVGVMTPDQTPGQWQSAFWVATVIYVVAATFFFFACSAELQPWNFVGSGDAEGAKEREEGMTFLQERLKVQVVAKKDQNTRC
- the LOC113820506 gene encoding sialin isoform X2, with protein sequence MVPARVALAMISALGATMIYMIRINLSVAIVDMVVTVSATDASSRANTVPHCLEAQGGDMNQTGSVHLNSKNLLSLNNMTSTKLNFSDEQFADKLFLTSGQRGSVLAAFFYGYFLTGIVGGRLAETYGSKVVLGTSAFIGSLLTLLTPVAARTHYIALIVLRVAMGLAQGVSYPSMHAMVARWVPPSERPRFTAFVYMSSCIGIIVTMPMCGFIIDSVGWPAVFYVSGCISLLWVFLWAGLMHESPLVHPRISAEEREYILDGIKAGVSGKKPTHVPWKQMLSSPAFWATIVGHAGSMYGWNLLVTQLPTFMNSVLGFSIKSNGLLSSLPFLTRYLGGNGLSWLGDLLVAREWLQKRNSRRLFTSIGLCVPAVMLAIVGYVGCNSAAAITILCIGTFSNGATVSGYVANQHDIAPNFAGTMLGISNMFAFGGAMLAPIIVGVMTPDQTPGQWQSAFWVATVIYVVAATFFFFACSAELQPWNFVGSGDAEGAKEREEGMTFLQERLKVQVVAKKDQNTRC